Part of the Musa acuminata AAA Group cultivar baxijiao chromosome BXJ2-7, Cavendish_Baxijiao_AAA, whole genome shotgun sequence genome is shown below.
GACGATGCTTGCTGCTGCCCTCCTACTCGCTCTTTGTTGGAGAATTAGAGCCTTGGGCCATCTCTGACATCCCTCTGCTTCGATAAGTTGACTAGAGAGTCAACACATTGACTTGGCAATAACCGAAGCACTGTTTTCCACTCCTCCGAGCAGATCAAAAGACGAAGTGTGTGTTTTGTGTCAATCAAACAACGCATGTTAAGTCAACCGAGTCTTTTTCCGCTATTTGGAATGAGTGGCGTTTTAGGCATCATGTAACTTCCCACACAAGAGGGTCCCACGGAAATCCTATCGTTGCCTCCAATCATGTAGCGATTAGGTTGATAGGGTATATAATTAGCGGGTGCGAATGGTGTTTGctctatttaatttatttttttgggcTAAAGAAAACACAGATTTATTTTGTGTCGGTGATGGCGGTCGGAAACGCGATTCTCGGCACTCGCGATTCCCCTTCTTTGAAATATCTATTTAAACCCGCCCAACTTTCCCTCCATTTCCTCTCATCCCTCCTCTGTCTCTCTCGCTCGTTCGCTCTCGAGAACCCTAAACATCTCTCCCACTTCCCCGTTCCTCTCTCCCGATTCTTGGGTTTCGATCCTCTCTCCGCCGAGAACGAGGGTTCTCTCTGGCTCGCCCTCCCGGGGTTTCATATGCTGCGCCCCCTCCCCAGCTCCGTGGCCGATCCGATCCCCGGCGCATGATGTCGGAAGAGAAAGTGGAGAACGGCGACGTCGAGATCCGCGATGTGTGGGCCAGAAACCTCGAATCTGAGATCTACGTGATCCGCAACATCGTCGGCGACTTCCCTTTCATCGCCATGGACACCGAGTTCCCCGGCGTCGTCGTCCACGACACCGGGGCCTTCCAGGAGCTCGCCGACGCCAACTACCAGTACGTCCGCGCCAACGTCGACCGCCTCCACCTCCTCCAGCTCGGCCTCACCTTCTTCAACGCCGCGGGCAGCCTCCCCGCCTCCCCCGACTCCGGCCGCCCCGTCGTCTGGCAGTTCAACTTCCGGGAGTTCGATGTCGGCCGCGACCCCTCCTCCGCCCATTCCGTAAAATTCCTCGAGAAAACCGGGATGGACTTCAAGAAGAACCAGGAGGAAGGTGTGGACGCGAAGTTGTTCGCGGAGCTCTTCATCCCCTCCGGCACCGTTCTCGACGACTCCGTCTACTGGGTAGCTTTCCAAAGCGCCTTTGACTTCGCGTACCTGCTAAAGATCCTCACTTGTAAGCCGTTGCCGGAGACTCGGGAAGGGTTCTTCGAAATCCTCCAAAAGTTCTTCCCCCTCTTGTACGACATCAAGCGCGTGATCCATTTGAATGACAATTTCCACGGAGGCCTCAACTCGCTAGCTACCTTGTTGCGGATCGACAGGGTCGGGATCGCCCACCATGCCGGCTCCGATAGCTTCGTCACGGCTCTGGTCTTCCTCAAGCTGCGGGGCCACCCCGTTGTTGGGTCCATGGAGAATTATCTCGGCTTGGTGTTTGGTTTGGATGCGGAGACtgcacagatttttagcaagaagtcatgaattggtGATCCGAGAAAGGAAGAAGGTTTTCCTCTCACCTCATCTTGCAGGTACGGTTCCTAACTGACGAAACATGTCTTCTTCCATAGCTTGTTTCTCCTGCTGTTTCTTCCCGTCCACCTTAGAAGAATGCTATATACTGATGATGGTGCTTCTTGGTTTCTTTTTGTGGATAATGGTGAATAGTTGTGATCTTTTTTGGTTCCATAGTTTTGGTTTCATTTTCTTCCCGTCCACCACCTTACAAGAAGATGCATCACCAGCAAATTGTTAACCCATCAAGAACCCTGATTCTTGATTTCATCAagcgaaaacaaaaaagaaaaaagcgtAAGCCAAATAATATACTACAACGATCCGTCTTAACTTCCATAATCCTAGGGAATTATTCCAAGTCTGATCCCTGCTTATGTTTGTGATCTCAAACACTCTGAGAGCATGAGAACAATAACATCGTTCTGATCCACTTCTCACCATTTTACTTGACTTGAGAGGTTCTAGGAAAGCATCAAGAATCACTCACTTACGTAGAGCTTTTGATCTTTGATGTAATCAATGACCTCATCAGGAGTGAGATACTTAACAGAGAGCCCTCTTCTAATGCAATCCCTGAAgtaaggaaaaaagaagaaacgATTCCTTAGTCCTCCTACATGCAAAGATCTGTCATCAACCAAGTTGGAAGTCCAATCTCTGCTTTTATCACAAGCCAAGATTAGTCAAAGCCTAATGTAGATACAAACGATCAACCAACTCAATTGTTACCTCACTCTTGTTGAGCTGATCTGGTTTGGTACAATTTCATCCACCG
Proteins encoded:
- the LOC135585567 gene encoding probable CCR4-associated factor 1 homolog 7 produces the protein MMSEEKVENGDVEIRDVWARNLESEIYVIRNIVGDFPFIAMDTEFPGVVVHDTGAFQELADANYQYVRANVDRLHLLQLGLTFFNAAGSLPASPDSGRPVVWQFNFREFDVGRDPSSAHSVKFLEKTGMDFKKNQEEGVDAKLFAELFIPSGTVLDDSVYWVAFQSAFDFAYLLKILTCKPLPETREGFFEILQKFFPLLYDIKRVIHLNDNFHGGLNSLATLLRIDRVGIAHHAGSDSFVTALVFLKLRGHPVVGSMENYLGLVFGLDAETAQIFSKKS